A single region of the Schizosaccharomyces osmophilus chromosome 3, complete sequence genome encodes:
- the dph5 gene encoding diphthine synthase Dph5, which produces MFYLIGLGLYDENDITLRGLQTVKKCQRIYLEAYTSILLVNKDRLESLYEKEITLADREMVESNSDEILKDADTCDVAMLVVGDPMGATTHADLVLRARELNIPVRMIHNASIMNGIGASGLQLYKFGQTVSLVYFEGNYRPQSFYDRIKENVSLGLHTLVLLDIKVKEQSWENLARGRKIYEPPRYMSASLAAQQMIEVEEDRKEDICSADSLAVAIGRLGSDDQVIVSGTLGEIAEYDVGPPLHSVLLVGKEVHDMELDYLKMFAINKNNFERVAKLYLQR; this is translated from the exons atgttTTACTTGATTGGATTGGGATTGTACGATGAAAATGACATTACACTGCGAGGATTGCAAACTGTAAAAAAATGTCAGCGCATCTATTTAGAAGCATATACATCTATTTTGCTTGTAAATAAGGATCGCCTGGAGTCactttatgaaaaagaaattacgCTTGCCGATCGTGAAATGGTAGAAAGCAACAGCGATGAAATCTTGAAAGATGCAGATACTTGCGATGTCGCTATGCTTGTCGTGGGCGATCCTATGGG TGCTACTACCCATGCTGATTTGGTATTACGCGCCCGTGAACTCAATATTCCTGTGCGAATGATTCATAATGCATCCATCATGAACGGAATTGGCGCTAGCGGTCTACAACTCTACAAATTTGGCCAAACCGTCAGCCTTGtatattttgaaggaaattaTCGTCCTCAAAGTTTCTATGACCGcattaaagaaaacgttAGTTTAGGTCTTCACACCTTGGTGCTTCTTG ACATTAAAGTGAAAGAACAAAGCTGGGAAAACCTTGCCCGGGGTCGTAAAATCTACGAGCCTCCTCGTTATATGTCAGCTAGTTTGGCTGCTCAACAAATGATAGAAGTTGAAGAGGATCGCAAAGAAGACA TCTGTTCCGCTGATTCATTGGCTGTGGCTATAGGTAGACTTGGCTCTGATGATCAAGTAATTGTTTCTGGTACTTTGGGTGAAATTGCTGAATACGATGTTGGACCTCCTCTTCACAGCGTTCTCCTTGTTGGCAAAGAAGTTCACGATATGGAACTGGACTATCTGAAGATGTTTGCcatcaacaaaaataattttgaaCGTGTTGCAAAGTTGTACCTTCAAAGATAA